Part of the Arthrobacter sp. MMS18-M83 genome is shown below.
GTCTTCCTTGGGGTTGTTCGCCCTGACTGTCCGCAGGAGCGGCTCAAGGATGGGCGAATAGGTGCTCGCGCCGCGCCCCGTCAGCTTCGCCAGCCTGGAGCGCGTCCGTTCGCGCCGTCCGGGAAACGTCGGACGCACGCCTGGACTGTCCACGGGAACACCACCCGAGGTGCTGCCCGTAGCTGCAGAAGCGGTGCCGGGCACGGGGCTCAGGCCGTCCTCCCCGCCCGCCGGTGGCGCCGACGTCGTACGTTCCTCCACAAAAGCACCTCTCACGACTGACTTAATTCTCCCAGTCTATTCCGCCGGTGACCTGTCCAAGAACCGGTACCCACATGACGGAGGCAGGAACGGAAAGGGCCGGTCACCGCACTTGAGCGGTGACCGGCCCTTTCGAGGGAACGCGGCTTAGACGGAGGCAGTTTCCGAACTCGAGCTGGCGGCGGCCGCGCGTCGACTCGCCACCTTCTTGGCCTGCTTCTGGAGCTCCGGTTCGCTCTGGCGCAGCCACGCGTAGAGCGGTGCTGCGATGAAGATGGTGGCAGCGGTGCCGATCAGGATGCCGACGAACAGTGCCAAGGAGAGGTCACGCAGCGTTCCCGCTCCCAACAGTCCGGCACCGATGAAGAGAATCGCCGCGACCGGTAGTACCGCCACCATCATGGTGTTGATGGAGCGCACCAGGGTCTGGTTGACGGCGAGGTTCACCTCTTCGGCGAAAGTGCGCCGACTGGAGGTGGCGATGTCCGAGGTGTTTTCACGGATCTTGTCGAAAACCACCACGGTGTCGTAGAGGGAATAGCTGAGAACCGTCAAGAAGCCGATGATGGCCGACGGCGTCACCTCGAAATCGCTCAAGGAGTAGACGCCTGCCGTGGTGAACATCGTGACCAGCATGCCAGCAAGGGCGGAAACCGACATCTTCCAGGTTCGGAAGTACAAAGCCATCAGGAGAGCGGCCAAACCAACGAACACCGCGAGGCCAATCAGGGCCTGCTTGGTGACGTCCTGGCCCCACGTGGGGCCAATGAAGGTTGAGGTGACCTCTTTGTCCGTGACGCCGTAGGCCTTTGCGAGGTCCGTCTTGATCTTGATGGTCTGGTCATCGCTGAGCTTGTCAGTCTGGATGCGCATGGTGCTGCCTGCGACGTTGGCGACGCGCGGAACTGCACCGGGGACGACGTCGTGGACTGCCTTTTCACCAGCGGCGGAATCGGTGGTCTTCACGTTGGAGACCGTGAACTCGGAACCGCCCCGGAAGTCGATTCCGAGGTTGTAGCCGCCCTTGACCACTGGCAGGAGGATGGAGATCGCCACCGCTACTGCGGCGATGATGAACCAGATCTTCTTGCTGGATACG
Proteins encoded:
- the secF gene encoding protein translocase subunit SecF, with amino-acid sequence MTTSFAKFGNELYTGKRSYNFVSSKKIWFIIAAVAVAISILLPVVKGGYNLGIDFRGGSEFTVSNVKTTDSAAGEKAVHDVVPGAVPRVANVAGSTMRIQTDKLSDDQTIKIKTDLAKAYGVTDKEVTSTFIGPTWGQDVTKQALIGLAVFVGLAALLMALYFRTWKMSVSALAGMLVTMFTTAGVYSLSDFEVTPSAIIGFLTVLSYSLYDTVVVFDKIRENTSDIATSSRRTFAEEVNLAVNQTLVRSINTMMVAVLPVAAILFIGAGLLGAGTLRDLSLALFVGILIGTAATIFIAAPLYAWLRQSEPELQKQAKKVASRRAAAASSSSETASV